In the Chryseobacterium sp. MYb264 genome, one interval contains:
- a CDS encoding amino acid permease, translating to MSNEKKENENSSLVRGLTNRHIQLIALGGAIGTGLFLGIGPAAVLAGPSVILGYALAGIIAFFIMRQLGEMVVQEPVSGSFSYFAYKYWGNFPGFASGWNYWILYILVSMAELTAIGHYVHFWWPEIPLWTSSLFFFVVITALNLASVKVYGETEFWFSIIKVMAIIAMIVFGIYLLVSGTGGEKATVSNLWNDGGFFPKGFFNKGDDGYSGLFSAMAMIMFSFGGLELIGITAAEAKNPEKTIPKATNQVIYRILIFYVGALVILFSLSPWREITEGTSPFVMVFQNLNGFQFEMFGKVIQFNVLIANILNLIVLTAALSVYNSSVYSNSRMLFGLAQQGNAPKFLTKLNKSSVPTNAIIISSCFAGICIIINKLVPEKAFEYLMALVVSTLIINWLMICYTHLKFKRANIKAGTDLKFPSIFYPVSNYICIAFLVLILVLMSITGMEIQVILIPVWLGFLFAMFKIYKKN from the coding sequence ATGAGCAACGAGAAGAAAGAGAACGAAAATAGTTCTCTGGTTAGGGGACTCACCAACCGACATATTCAGTTAATTGCCCTTGGTGGAGCTATCGGTACAGGGCTTTTCCTGGGAATTGGACCTGCTGCGGTTTTGGCCGGTCCATCTGTAATTTTAGGCTATGCATTAGCGGGTATTATTGCCTTTTTTATCATGCGGCAGCTTGGTGAGATGGTGGTTCAGGAGCCTGTTTCGGGGAGTTTTAGTTATTTTGCCTACAAATATTGGGGCAATTTCCCGGGATTTGCGTCGGGTTGGAACTATTGGATCCTATATATTCTCGTAAGTATGGCAGAGCTCACTGCCATTGGTCACTATGTTCATTTCTGGTGGCCGGAAATTCCGCTCTGGACTTCCAGCTTATTCTTTTTCGTTGTAATTACGGCTTTGAATTTAGCTTCGGTAAAGGTCTATGGAGAAACCGAATTTTGGTTTTCTATTATAAAAGTTATGGCAATTATCGCAATGATTGTTTTTGGTATTTACCTTTTGGTAAGCGGAACGGGAGGTGAAAAGGCTACGGTTTCCAATTTATGGAACGATGGTGGATTTTTTCCTAAAGGTTTCTTCAATAAAGGAGATGACGGGTATTCTGGTTTATTTTCTGCCATGGCGATGATCATGTTCTCATTCGGAGGGTTGGAATTGATAGGAATTACCGCAGCAGAAGCCAAAAATCCTGAAAAAACAATCCCTAAAGCAACCAATCAGGTCATCTACAGAATCTTAATTTTCTATGTGGGGGCACTGGTAATTCTGTTTTCATTGAGTCCGTGGAGAGAAATTACGGAAGGAACGAGCCCGTTTGTCATGGTTTTCCAAAATCTGAATGGATTCCAGTTTGAAATGTTTGGAAAGGTCATTCAGTTCAATGTGTTGATTGCGAATATTCTTAATTTAATTGTATTAACAGCGGCTTTATCGGTGTATAACAGTAGTGTTTACAGCAACAGCAGGATGCTTTTCGGATTGGCACAGCAGGGAAATGCTCCGAAATTTTTAACGAAACTGAATAAAAGCAGTGTTCCTACGAATGCAATTATTATTTCATCTTGCTTTGCCGGAATTTGTATCATCATTAATAAGCTCGTTCCTGAGAAAGCTTTTGAATACCTGATGGCTTTAGTGGTTTCCACGCTGATCATCAACTGGCTGATGATTTGTTACACGCATCTGAAATTTAAACGAGCTAATATTAAAGCAGGGACGGATCTGAAGTTTCCATCGATATTTTATCCTGTTTCAAATTATATCTGTATCGCCTTTTTGGTATTGATTTTAGTCTTAATGAGTATCACAGGTATGGAAATTCAGGTTATTCTGATTCCGGTTTGGTTAGGATTTTTATTTGCAATGTTTAAGATTTATAAAAAAAATTAA
- a CDS encoding helix-turn-helix domain-containing protein has translation MKVCSQNIRKIRRNKDFTQEYMAFEMGISQKAYSDIENAKVKINLDILTRISNILEIKPSDICSISHRCGVNDFEDKYNALKNYMKENNISIPDQFI, from the coding sequence ATGAAAGTATGCAGTCAAAATATTAGGAAAATCAGAAGAAATAAGGATTTTACCCAGGAATATATGGCTTTTGAGATGGGAATTTCGCAAAAAGCATATTCTGATATCGAAAACGCGAAAGTAAAAATCAACCTTGATATTTTAACCAGAATCTCAAATATCCTCGAAATCAAACCTTCAGATATATGCAGCATTTCACATAGATGTGGTGTAAATGATTTTGAAGATAAATACAATGCACTCAAAAACTATATGAAGGAGAATAATATTTCGATTCCCGATCAATTTATTTAA